A genomic segment from Triticum urartu cultivar G1812 unplaced genomic scaffold, Tu2.1 TuUngrouped_contig_5007, whole genome shotgun sequence encodes:
- the LOC125528643 gene encoding uncharacterized protein LOC125528643, with protein sequence MSDWGPVVIAVVLFVLLSPGLLLQLPGKHHFVEFGNMHTSAMAILVHAIIYFALIALFVIVIGVHITTD encoded by the coding sequence atgTCGGACTGGGGGCCGGTGGTGATCGCGGTGGTGCTGTTCGTGCTGCTGTCGCCGGGGCTGCTGCTGCAGCTGCCCGGGAAGCACCACTTCGTGGAGTTCGGCAACATGCACACCAGCGCCATGGCCATCCTCGTCCACGCCATCATCTACTTCGCCCTCATCGCGCTCTTCGTCATCGTCATCGGCGTGCACATCACCACTGACTAG